AGTTGATCCGCATGACTTCCTGTTTTCATCCTGAGGAAGGCCGCGCCGTCACGGAGACTGGCTGTCTGGTGTGCCGTTTTCGGGTGCGCCCTCTTCGTGAATGTCGAGCAGGTGGGTCAGGCCGAGCCGTTGGAACGTGGTACGGGCCTGGGCGCTGGCGTGGGTGACGATGACCCTTGTGCCGTACCGCTGCGCCCTGAGCAACGCGGGGAGGAAGGCACGGCCGCCGTCACTGGCCATGAAGGTGACACGTTGGAGATCCACTTCCACGATGCGGGGATGCGTCCGGAGAGCGTTGCGCAGGCCCTTGCCCACCCGCTCGGCGTTTGTCGCGGTGATCTCCCCCGACAGCCGGACCACGACGTGATCCTCTGCCTGCCTCGTGCGGACCGTGCGCCGCCGGAACCGCTGCAGCGCGCCGCGTGCGGTTCCCCAGAGACTGCGGTGTCCGCGTGGTGGGGCGGGTGTGGGATCCGGCATTGAGTGTCCCCAATCGCATCAGGGTGTGTTCCGTCCGTGGCGCTGGATGATCCAGGCTGCGCCCTGTTCGGCCAGTGCTCTCCGCCGTTCCCGACGCGTGCGTCTCCGGGGCGCGGGCGAAATGCCGCGTCTCTGGCCCGGAATTACCACGAGCGTTGCAAGTCGTTCCGCGGCGCGCGCCAGTTCGGCCTGCAGTCGCTGATGCCGTCCAGGGGATGTGGTCCTCAGCAGGGCCGTGTAGAGCCCTTCGACCTCGGCCACGGCGGCTCCCAGCCGGAGATTCGCGTCGCGTCGTTGAGCGTCGCCGTGCGGCATGGATGTTTTCCCTCTCCGGGCATTTCCAGGACATTGCGACCCCAGGCCGATATCGATTGATGTGCTACGGCTGGCCTTCTCGACGGCCGGGACCACTAGATGCCGTCCTGGACCAGCAAGGCGATCCGGTCGGGGTCGTAGACCGCCCAGCGCGGCGCTGGGACGCCGGACAGGCGCAGGCGGCACAGGGTGGTGCCACGGGGGTCGGTCCACCAGGCGGTGATGGTGCCCGGCCACGGCCATCCGGCGGGGTCGGACACAGTCACGGGCCGGTAGGTGTGCCGGATCAGGTCGTCCGGGCCTGGTAAGGGGCATCCTGTCGCCAGTTCTTCCAGCAGATGCTTCGCCGCGGACTCGCCTCGCATGGTCCGGCCCTCCCCCTCGGCTCGGTCTACAACAGTTTCATTATTGCGCAAGTGACGCACTTTTCTGGGGTTTCATCTGTGTCAGCGGACGCTGCCTGCCCGGGGTTGGCCGTAGGAGAGGTCGGAGCACGGGTCGTCGTCGGAGCGGGTGCTGTCTGCACTGGGAGCGGGACCGGATGTGGGTGGCTGCGTGACCGGTGTGGTGTTCGTCCGGCCGAGGATCACGGTGATGCCCGGGTCGGCGGTCGGTTGGAGCTGTGCGCCAGGGAAAAGCGGGGCGACCGTCTCGGCCTCGGTCCTGTGGCCTGGGCCGTACCGGACGAGTGTGACGGGGTAGTCCTCGCCCTCGTTGCCAATCCCGGTGACCGTGAAGCCGTGTCCGCTCAGGGTCCTGGCCGCCTGGGAAGCGAGGCCGGCGACCGGCGTGCCGTTGTGGACCCGTACGGCGATCCCGTGTCCGAAGACGGACGGGCCGCCGGCGCTCGATGCCGGGGTGGTCGTGGTCGCCGCGGGTGGCGTCCGCGTCGCAGGGCCGGTTTTCCGGCCGTCGACCGGGCGGTCCGCCCGCAGTGCCGCCCACAGCCGGTCGGCGTCGGGGCGGACGACGGCAACGCGTGAACCCTGGTAGCGCCAGGGCAAGGTGACGAACTTGGTGTTGTGCAGGTCGATGTCCTTCAGGGTCATGGCGAAGGAGACGAGCTTGTCCGCCGTGCCCAGTCCCGGGTCGACGGTGAGCGACTGGACGGCTGCCTCGGCGAGGGGCAGGAGGTTCGCCGGGGTGATGCCATCGCTCCTGACTTTCTTGATGAGGCTCGCGACAAAAGCCTGCTGCCGTTTGATGCGCCCGATGTCGGAGCCGTCGCCGATACCGTGCCGGATGCGGACGTAGTCGAGGGCTGGCCCTCCGGCCAGAGTCTGGACGCCTTTGTGGAAGAGGAGAGCGCCGCGGGTGGCGCGGTTCGGGTTGAGGTCTTTCTGGTAGACGTCCTGCGGGACGCACACGCTCACGCCGCCGACCGCCTCGGTCAGCTTCGCGAACGCCTTGAAGTCGACGACGACTGTGTGGTCCACCCGCAGCCCGGTCAGCTTCTCTACGGTGTTCTGGGTGCAGACGGGGTCCCCTTTGGGGGTCTGGCCGACCGAGTAGGCCGCGTTGAACACGGTGTCGGGCCGCGGTGCGCTCCAGGATCCGTCGGGCAGGCGGCATGGCGGGATGGTGACCAGTGTGTCCCGGGGGATCGACACGACGACGGCGTGCCGGTGGTCGCCGTAGAGGTGCAGCAGGAACGCGGTGTCGGAGCGGCCCACGTCGTCCTTGTTCCCCCCACCCAGCGCGTTGTTGCCGCCCACGCGTGCGTCGGACCCGATGACCAGGACGTTCTCCCCGTTCCCCGCTCCGCCCGGCCGATTACTGGAGACGCCTCCCGCATCGAACGTGCCGATGCCCCCGGCCAGCGCCAGACAGATCCGGCCCACCCCGGCCGTGGCCAGCACCAGCAGCGACAAGCCCATGGCCAGGGCCCGGAACCGGCCGCGGCACCCGGGCCGAGGCCCGCGTGCGACATCGCGCGCCGGGCGTCTGGACGGCGTGCGCCGGGGGGAGCCGGGAGCCGTGAGGCGGCGGCTTCCCGGAGCCGTCGGCACCCGATGACTGGTCGGCATGGATGACGCCCCTCATCCGCCCTGTGATCGCACAGTTGCGCAATGTAGCAAGCGTTGCTCGCGGGGCCGCGCTGAACACTCCGGCGGTGTACCCGACGCTTCGGCCGGCCGCCTGGCGTCAGGTCACCAGTCGCCGCCGAAGTCGCCACCGCCGTCGGAGCCCGGGACACCCACGGTGCCGACCGAGGGGGCCTGGTCAGGGTTGCGGCACGCTGCCCATCTCGGCGGTGAAGGTCACGGGGTCACTGTCGTAGCCGCGGATCATTTCGTGCATGCGCCACTGCCCGGAGTCGTCACGGACGAACTCCGCGACCGTCGTGGCCGTGGATTCCGCCACCTGCGCAAAGTCGTCCTTCAGTAGTTCGGTGTACTTCTCGGCGACCAGCACACCGGCGTTGCGGATGTCGCCGAAGGTGCGCGGGCCCCCGTCCTGGTGGATGGCAACCCCGACCACGACCCTGCCGTAGACAGGTGCCAGCCGGTCGAACTCCAGGACCATCACCTCGACGAAGCCGAATCCCATACCGGTCTCGCTGTGCCGGGGCATGGTGATGGTGCCGTCCGGTGACCGGCGCTCGTAGTCGACCACATACACGGGACGCCCGTACAGATCGTCCACGGAGTAGGTCGCAGCGATGATGTCCAAGTGCCGGGGCGGCTCCCCCAACGGGCTGGGATCCCACTTGAGCTTGACCTCGACCTTGCCCAGCCCCGCGCTGGTAGTGCTCACCGTCGGTGCCTTCCCCGCGTCTCTTGGCCGCGCCGACACTCGTACGCGGCCCACATACGGCATGTGACCGTCAATTTGATGCTTCCTTAGCAGGCTACGTGGCGCAGGTGCAGGTGGAGTTGCGGATCACACCGGCCTGCGCAATCCCACCGTGAGGGCCGGTCAGTCACAGAGCGATCGCCGCTGCTGCCCGCCAAGGCTCGTCCCGGCGTCAGGAGTCTGAGTCCGGCTGGCTGCTCGCGGCTGCGTACGCCTGGGCCGGGGTCATGCTGACGCCGTTGAGCGAGACCGTCTTGTACGGACTGACCTTCGCGCAGGTCTTGGACTGGTCGGCGGTCTCGGCGTGAGCGTTGGACACGGCTGCGTGGGTGTCGGCGGGCGCCGGGGAGCTGCCGCCCGACCCGGAGCCGTACGTAGTGCCGCCGGGCCAGTCGCTGCCGATGACCAGGGTCAGTCCGGTGCCGCTGCCCTGCTTGAGGTGCGAGGCGGGCACGTCGAGGGCGTGGGCCACGGCCTCGGCCTGCGGCTTCAGGCCGCTGCCGTAGGTGAGGGTGGTGGATGTCGTACTCAGCCCGTTGCCCGAGTTCGTGGCCGAGCTGAAGCCCTTGTCGGTGAGAGCGGTAGCGATCTCGGAGGCGCGGCCGCCGATGCCGGTGCCGTTCTCGACCTTCACCGCGATCGAGGCGGTGTCGACCGGCGTCGGCGTCGCGGAGCCCGTGGCAGGGGACTTCTTGCCCGACGTATCGCTCAGCGATTGGTCGCCCGCGATAGCGGCGAACAGGGACTTGGCACCGGGGCCGGGCACCACCCGTTCCTTGTTGTTGGGATCGGGGGCGGTCTGCATGGTGGTGAAGGTGGTCGCCTTCGGCGGAACCTTGTTCAGGTCGGATGCCAGCCCGATGAGTTTGCTGACGCTGCCCAGGCCGTCGTCGACGGTGAGTGCCTTGGTGGCCGCATCCGCGAGGCCGTAGACGGCGGTGGGATCGGTCAGCGTGCCCGCGCTCTTGAACTTGCGGATCATCGAGCCGAGGAACATGTGCTGCGCGTAGGTACGGCCCAGGTCGCTGCCGTCACCGAAACCGTGCCGGGAACGGACGAACTCCAGCGCCCCGACGCCCTTGAGGGTGTGGGTGCCCTTGGACAGCTTCAGGTGGGAGTAGGTGTCGTAGACGTTGTCGCTGACGCAGACCGACACGCCGCCGACGGCGTCGGACATGTTCACCACACCGGCGAAGTCGAGCTTGACGAAGTGGTCGATCGGGATGCCGGTGAGCTGGTGGACAGCGGCCACCTGACAGGCCGGACCATACGAGAGGGCACTGTTGATCATGCCGTAGTAGCCGGACGTGCTCTGCTTCGATGTGGGGTCGGTGCAAGCCGGGACCTTGGTCATGGTGTCGCGGGGAACGCTCATCACAGTGGCGTTGGAGCGGTCGGCGGCGATGTGCACCACCATCTCAACGTCCGCGTTGCCCCAGCCGGACTCCACGCCGGTCTGTGAACAGCCGCCGCCCAGCTGGCAGTCGGTGGCGCTGGTGCGGCCGTCCGAGCCGATCACCAGGATGTTGATCGGCGTACGGCCGAAGGCGTCCGCCTTCTCGCTGCCGCCGCTGCCTTCGAGCCCGAAGCTGTGGATGTTGCCGTTCAGGTGCTGGTAGAGCCACCACCCGCCGCCGGCGGCGATCAGCAGCAGCAGGGACAGGCTTATTCCGGTGATCCGCAGCGCGCGTTTGCCGCGCCTTGCCGAACGCCCCCGGCCTCGCCCTCGGCGCCGCGTCTGCGTCCGGCCGCCCGAGGAGCGTCGGCTGCCGGGTTCGTCCATGCGCTGACGGGGCACTTGGCCCCTGCGGTTACGCGTGGCCTGGCCGGCCGGGTCGTCCCGCAGGTCGCTCATCTCCCACTCCCATGACGGGTCGGGCCCCGGCAGGCCGGCACCCTCACTTGCAGAGTTGCGCAATCGTACAGAGTGATGGCTCGTACGGTACAGGTCCGGCCTGAATTCACAGCGTGAGTGATCTCATGGAACCGCCGCCGTGGTCATTGAGCCGCCGTACGTACCCGGTGCCGCTGGCCGAGCTGATCGCGTGACTGCCGCGCGGTGAGCCGTGTCACGGGCGCAGCCCCGGTATGGAACATCCGTCCGTGACGGCTTTCGACACCGCATCCGGAGTCTCGACATGGCTCCCCGGCAACGGATCTCCAGTCGACCGTCGGCGGTCGGGCGCAACCGTACAGAGAAAGCCACGATCACCAACAGCAGCAGGGCAGCGGTCGCCTCTTCGGCATCGTTGTGCTGATCGGCGTCAGCGCGGTGTGTATGACGGTCCCTGGTGGGGCGACGGGCCGCGCGCCCTGGTCGTTTTAGTACCGGTCCTTACACTGGGTGCGCGTATGCGGGTCGGCTGTGACGTGTGAAGGGGGCGTGCGAGGACCGTGGCGGTTGACGTCGGTGGTGTTCAGGACCCTCCCGCCGAAGTGATGGCGGGGGTGGCCGCCGCGTTCGGGCTGCTTGCCTCACCGGCCAGGATACGCATCATGTGGATCTTGTCCCAGGGCGAGAGCGACGTCACCGGCCTGGCCGGCCGGGTGGGCGTGGCTCTGCCTGCGGTCAGTCAGCACCTGGCGAAGCTCAAGCTCGCCGGTCTCGTCGCCTCCCGCCCCGAGGGCCGGCGACAGGTCTACTACGTTGATGACCCCGACATTGCCGCCACCATCGGCGCGATGATCACACTGCTGGCCGCGCGGGCAGGAGAGTCGTCACTGCGGCGAAGGCTGGACCGCAAGTCGGCATGACCTTCAGCTGCGAGGGCACCGGGCTCCTGCCGGACGGCCTCTCCTGCGGCCGCCGACTCGACCAGGACGTGCGCGGAGAGGACGTCGGCGCGGGGCGAAGCCCGGCAGGACGACGATCAGCGCAGCTATGCCAGTGCCGATGAAAGCTAACAGGCACCGAGGAGCCCCGTTCAACACTCGCATCGCGGAATGTCTGCACGGCCACGCTGGCTGTTGTCGACGTCATGCGGCAGCTTTCCCGGCATCGGAACCGTCCTGGCGGCGATCCTAAAGAGTGTTGCAGTAGGCCATGATCTGGGCATTTCCCTTGTATGGGTGGGGTGTTGAGGGCTGAGCGGGTGTGGGTGGAGACGTTCACCGGTTCGCCTCCCGGACCGGCTGTCCTCGCGGGAGGGACTGGCTCCGCGGGTGGCCTTTGGCAGCGTCAAGGCCCTGGCGGGTGCAGTCGTGTCTGGGTAGCTTGTCCCCGCGCCCGTGATGACACAAATCCGGAGGATGGTGTGCGCCAGCCCATCCAGCGGCGTTCGCTGGTCTCCCTCCCCCGTGTGATCCGGCCATGACCTGTGCTTTGGTGGGCGTCGGCTCTGCCGGTCTGCTTGCCGTCGGGCGGGTCTAGGTGGCCGGGGTTGTCGCGACCGCGGCCACGGCGGTGGGGCTGTTCGCCGGGACCAATATCGATGACCTCGTCGTGCTGGCGGTGCTGTTTCTGTCGAGCCGGGCGACCGGGGTGCTCAGGGCCGGGCAGATCTGGGTGGGGCAGGCCGCCGGGTTCACCGTTTTGGTGGCTGTCTCGGTGGGTGCCGCGCTCGGCCTGGGCATCGTCCCTGACCGGTGGGTCGGGTTACTTGGCCTGCTCCCACTGGCGTTGGGGGCCTTGGGCCTGGTCAGAGCCGCTCGGGCACAGCGCTCCGGGGAGCCGGTCCCGGCGGTTGCCGCCACAGGCCCGGCCTCGGTGATGGCCCTGACCGTCATCAACGGGGCCGACAACCTGACCGTCTACCCTCCGGTCTTGCGGACCATCGGCGTCGGCTCGGCCGTGGTCACCGTCGTGGTGTTCGCCGCCGGGGTGGTGGTGTGGTGCCTGCTGGGCTCCTGGCTCGGCTCCCATCGGAAGATCGTCGAGGTCGTCGGACGGTGGGGACACTGGATCATCCCCGCCGTCTTCGTCATCATCGGGGTCATCATTCTGCTCGGTTCCGGCGTCCTGAGCACGATCCGCTGAGCCGTCCGGTTCCGTGGGGGGAGAGGGACCGGTGGATTACACGGGGGCACCGACGCGCCTGCGGCTACGACGCCTGCTCCCGACCCGCCGAAGTGGAGGAATCTTCCGCCTGATCGAGCTCTGTCGCCGCTTTGACGGCTTCCATGGCCGCGACCTCGTTGGGTACGCGGGGCCGCGCGCCGAGGCCCAGGAAGCCGCCTTCGTTGTTGGCGTCGGCGACGGTCGCGGTGATGTCCATCAGGAATGCGCGGAAGTCGGCGAGTTCGTCCGGCGCGGCGTGGGCGACGATGCCGGTGGCCTCACGGATCACCTGCAATGCGGGGCGCCAGTAGTCGGTGTACCTGGTGCCTGGCCGGAGTCCGGTGTCGAAGGTGGACGCCTCCGCGAGCTCGCGGATCAGTCGCTTGGGATGGCTGATGCTGGCTTCCCGCAGCAGTTTTACCAGTGCGAAGATCTCCTCGGGATCGGCGACGCCCTCGGCGAGCGCTACCAGTACTCCTGCGGCCATCAAGGACTTCCCCAGCGTCGCCCATTCCTCGGGGGTGAAGTCCAACTCCCCCGCGCCGTCTGCGCTCTGGCCGGTGCGCAGGACCTGGAAGCCGACGTCGGCCAGCACAGCGGGAACGCGCCGGACTGCTTCCACGGCCTGCGCCCGTGTGTGATCGGAGAGCTCATCCCAGGGCACCAGGTCGGATTGCCGGCCATCACGCTGACCGGGCAGGCTTGCCGCTCCATCGGCGCCGCGTTCGAGCGACCGGTGCTCGTGCTCCAGCCGGGCCAGCACCTGTGCCTCCTCCTCGGTGAAGGCGACGGTGAGGTCCGGGTCGGAGGTGGGAACCATCAGGCAACCGATCGCGGCCAGCCGGTCACCGAGCTGGCGCGCCTGAAGTAGGTTTGCCTCCTTCTGTACTTCCGGCAGCTCGTGCCAAGGGCGCTGCGCGGTCCGGCTGCCCGGCTCCTGGCCGTCGTCGAGGGCGGCCTCCAGTCTGCTCTGATGGATGGCCCGCGCCAGGTGTCCGGTGACCTGGGCGCTGGTGTAGTCGGCAAGGCTGTCGATGACGCGGTCCTGCGCAAGCAGACGTGACTTCATCCGGCGGCACTCGTGCAGGATGGCCTCGGCGTCGAGGAGGGTCTGCTCCGAGCGGCGGTCGGCGGCCTGGCCCAGCACGTCCTGCCCGACCATGATCACGATCATGAAGATGAGCTGGGTCAGGGTGGACAGGAAGCTCATGAAAGCGAACGGGTACGGGTCGAACCGCTGCAGGCCCAACTGCGCCATGCCGATCCAGACCACCTGGGTCCCGGCGGCGATGTAGAAGGCCCACATGCTGCTCAGCCGCTGCGTCAGCCAGGCGGCGATCCGGCCGTTGACACCTGTGACCTGGTCGATGGCCTGGGGCGGCGGCTGCACCCGGTGCCGCTCGATCCATGGGTGCGGACTCGATTCGAGCAGGCTGACCCCACGGCCGAGCGTGCGGTCGTGCCGGTCCAGGTGTGCCTGCAGGTCCGCGACCCGCTCGAAGATCGCCTCGGCGTTCTCGTACGTCTGGACCGCCCGCCGGTCGGCAGCCGCGCCCAGCACGCGTTGACCGACCATGATCACAAGGCAGAGAACCAGCTGGACCACGTTGTCCAGGAACAGCAGGAACCCGAACGGATAGGGATCCACCCGGTGCAGCGGCCCCCAGGTCGCCAGGGCCATCCACCCGCCGACGACGGCCAGCGTGACGTATAAGGCGGGCATCGAACCTGCCGCTCGCGTCAGTGCGGCCGCGAAGGCACCGTTGAAACCGACCTGTTCGTCGGCGATCGTCACCGGCTGCTGCTGCAGATCCGTCACCGTATCGGCTGTGCTCATGCCCGCCCCCACGAAAGATCCCGAGACGGCTGCCGCAGCTTCGCACATGATGGCAGCTGCCGTCTGGCCAGCTGACCACCGAACTTGTTTTCTGGTGGTCCGTCAACACCCCTTCTTCAGCCAGTGCTTGGCGTAATGCCGTCGATCTCGGCAGCCGGTCGCAGGTCTGACCGGAGGACGATGGCGGTGATGAGACTCGATGACATTGAGAATCGCCGCCCCTGCTTACTTCGTTTGGGTGTAGCTCACCCGTGGGCCCGAACCCGGGTTGTACCGCACCGACGGAGCAGGGGCGGACGGACCTCTGATCGGTTCCCGGTACGGAAGCCGCACCGGGAACCACCGCCGTTGTCCAACTATGGGGATATGTTGGCTTTTCGGTTGAGTGGTCAGCCCCGGTACCCAAGGGCGAACAGGCCGCCCGTTCCCCCGCTCATCGACGGGAGCGTCATCGATGCGACCTGCTTGCCCGCATCGAGCGGGATAGTGGTGGCGTAGACGTAGGCGGGTGTGGCGTCCTTGTCGCCGCTGCTCGTGTCGCGGTACCGAGTGGTGATTGCCTCAGTGTCGCCGGCGATCGGCTGGTACTTTCCCGCGCCGAGCGTCCAGTCGGACAGGCCGATAGTGGCTGTGGACGTGCTGCCGTCGGTGTAGTGGATGGTGAGCTGGCCGGTGGCACCGGATGCACGCGCGTTGGTGGCCGCGCCGAGCAGCCCCAGCGTCGTGGCTCCTGCGGGGGCGTTGAGCGGGATGGTCTGGCCGGCCATGGTGATGTGGTCAGGCCGGCCCGCCGTAGTGGTCGGCCAGGTATAGGTGATCCCGTCCGATGTCGCCGTGCCCCCGCTTGGTGCGCCGGCCGCGGTGAGCGCGTCCTGCGAGTAGGCGAACCCGCCGCCGTTGAAGCCGCTGCGGAAGGTGCTGCCGTCGGGGTAGATGCCCTGGTAGGTCTCGTACGGCCACAGCTCGCCCGGTTTGGCTACTGCCACGCTCATCGAGACGTCGGGCAGCTTCGTGCCGTCGGCGGTCTTCATGTGGAAGGTCACCTGGTCGCGGCCTTCGGTGGTGCCGGCGGTGAGGGTGACCGGTGCGGTGCCGTCGGATCCGGGGGCCGTGGACAGGGTCCCGTGGGCGGGGCTGACCGTGACCCCGCCGGATGCGGTGGCGCTCCAGGTGACGGTCTGCTTGGTGCCGGTGGCATCGCGTGCCCCGAGGGTGGCCTGGGTGGTGCTGTTCGGGGTGATGACCTCCGACTGGCTGGAGAGGTACCCCAGTGCGGGCAGTTCACCCTGACGGTAGGACGGGGGTGCGTCTTGCGGTCCGGCTCCCCACTTGGTGTTGGGGGTGGAGCCGAGGGTGAAGTCGAGGGTGGCGCCGGTGGTGAAGACGGAGCCGGGCAGCCACGGCGCGGTGTGTGACGTGCCGTTCAGCTGCATCGACTGGATGTAGATGTTGCTGTCCGAGGCGTTGGGCGCGTTGAAGGTGAGGGTGTGCCCGTTGGCCAGGTGGATGATCTCCAGGGGGAACTCGGGGCTGTTGAGGGTGACGTCCGCGGTGGAGGTGTACTGGGGGAAGAAGCCGAGCATGGTCAGCACGCCCATGGAGGCGGTGGCGCCGAGGTCGTCGTTGTCGCCTTCGCTGTGCTGGGGCGAGTCCAGGTACAGCTGGGTGCGGATGCGGTGGACCAGCGCCTGCGTCTTGTACGGCTCGCCGGTGAAGTCGTAGTTCCATGGGTAGGCGTACTCGAACTGGTTGTCCCAGAAGGAGTAGGGGGAGCCGGGTCCGTCGTTGAGATCGGTCCAGAAGGTGTCCAGGGTCGGGTTGACGGCCTTGTTGCCGCCCATGGCGTGGAACAGCCCGGCCTGGTTCCAGCCGACCTCCCACCGGTACTGGGAGGCGTTGCCTTCGACGTAGTTGCTCTGGGTGGTGGGGGTGACGGGCACCCATGCGCCGGAGGCGGTCTTGGGCTGGATCAGGCCGGTGGCCGGGTTGAACAGGTTCTGCCAGTTCTGTGATCTCCGGGTGAGCCTGGCCGCGTTCGTCTTGTCGCCCAAGGCGGAGGCGAAGTGGGCGAGCGCGAAATCGGCCCCCGCGTACTCCAGCGTGGTGGCAGCCGATCCGTAGAAGTTGCAGCAGCCGTAGGTGCCGTCGGAGGGCAGGTAGCCGAGAGAGGAGTAATAGTTCAGTCCAGGTCGGATGGTGCTGGGCTTGTCGGCCTCGGCCAGCGCGTAGGACAGGGCGCTCTTGGTGTCGAAGTTCCGGGCGCCGAAGGCGTAGTAGCCGCCGAGGATCCCGTCGGCGGGGTCGCCGTTCATCACATAGGACTCGCCGTTGGCCAGCGCCCATTTGGGCAGCATCCCGTTGTTCTGCGCGGCGTCGTTGACCATCGACTGCGCCGAATCGGACGCTGCCTGTGGGTCGACGAGGGCTTCGAGCTGGGCCTGGGAGCGGTAGATGTCCCAGCCGGAGTAGTTGGCCATCTGCACGTGCCCGGACTGGATGGTGTGGACCTTGTTGTCGAAGCCCATGTACTGCCCGTTGGCGTCCGAGAAGATGTTCGGGTGCAGCAGGGAGTGGTACAGGGCGGTGTAGAACACCTGCTGTCGGCCTGCCGGTCCTCCACCGATCTGGATTTTGGACAGCGCCTTGTTCCAGTCGGCGACCGCCGCGGCATGCATGGCATCGAAGCCGAAACCTTGCACGGTTTGCGCGTTACGGGCTGCGTTGTCCGTGCTCACGAAGGAGATGCCCACCTTGGCCTGAACCCTCTGATTCTGGGTCGTGTCGAAGGTCAGGTAGACACCATCCGGTCCCGAGGCTGCCGGCTTGAGAGACCGCCCGGTCGGCGCCGTCCCCTGGTACGTCGGATGCGGCTGCGCGGGGCTGGCCCCACCCTGGCTCCCGCCCGCAACAGCGGCGGACTTGGTGGCCTTGGTGTTCACCTGCTGACTGCCCGGCGTGATGGTCGAGCCCGTCCAGGTGCCGTGGGCGGTGAAGGGATGGTCGAAGGTGATGTCGAAGTGGACGGTGTAGGTGTCCGGGCCACCGCAGAAGTGCCCGCTGCTCACGCTGCCCTGCACCTCATTGCTGCCGATCACCTGAGCGTTCGTGGCCAAGTTGCCGGCCTGCGAGCCGGCCAGTTTCAGCAGCAGATTCGCCTGCGTCGTGGCGGGGAAGGTGAAGCGGCCGAGCGCGCTGCGCGCCGAGGTGCTCAGCTCGGTCCTCACCGCCGGCGAGCCGGTCCGCACCTCGTAGTATCCGGCCGACGCGGACTCCTCCGAGTGGCTGAACGGTTCAGTCGCCGAGCCCGGACGGGACGGCAACGCGCCCACCGTCGGCAGGATCGGCACATCCCCGAACGCCTTGCATCCCGGGCCGTCGAGGTGAGTCAG
The genomic region above belongs to Streptomyces sp. CG1 and contains:
- a CDS encoding STAS domain-containing protein; the encoded protein is MPDPTPAPPRGHRSLWGTARGALQRFRRRTVRTRQAEDHVVVRLSGEITATNAERVGKGLRNALRTHPRIVEVDLQRVTFMASDGGRAFLPALLRAQRYGTRVIVTHASAQARTTFQRLGLTHLLDIHEEGAPENGTPDSQSP
- a CDS encoding LCP family protein, giving the protein MGLSLLVLATAGVGRICLALAGGIGTFDAGGVSSNRPGGAGNGENVLVIGSDARVGGNNALGGGNKDDVGRSDTAFLLHLYGDHRHAVVVSIPRDTLVTIPPCRLPDGSWSAPRPDTVFNAAYSVGQTPKGDPVCTQNTVEKLTGLRVDHTVVVDFKAFAKLTEAVGGVSVCVPQDVYQKDLNPNRATRGALLFHKGVQTLAGGPALDYVRIRHGIGDGSDIGRIKRQQAFVASLIKKVRSDGITPANLLPLAEAAVQSLTVDPGLGTADKLVSFAMTLKDIDLHNTKFVTLPWRYQGSRVAVVRPDADRLWAALRADRPVDGRKTGPATRTPPAATTTTPASSAGGPSVFGHGIAVRVHNGTPVAGLASQAARTLSGHGFTVTGIGNEGEDYPVTLVRYGPGHRTEAETVAPLFPGAQLQPTADPGITVILGRTNTTPVTQPPTSGPAPSADSTRSDDDPCSDLSYGQPRAGSVR
- a CDS encoding TerD family protein codes for the protein MSTTSAGLGKVEVKLKWDPSPLGEPPRHLDIIAATYSVDDLYGRPVYVVDYERRSPDGTITMPRHSETGMGFGFVEVMVLEFDRLAPVYGRVVVGVAIHQDGGPRTFGDIRNAGVLVAEKYTELLKDDFAQVAESTATTVAEFVRDDSGQWRMHEMIRGYDSDPVTFTAEMGSVPQP
- a CDS encoding LCP family protein, with translation MSDLRDDPAGQATRNRRGQVPRQRMDEPGSRRSSGGRTQTRRRGRGRGRSARRGKRALRITGISLSLLLLIAAGGGWWLYQHLNGNIHSFGLEGSGGSEKADAFGRTPINILVIGSDGRTSATDCQLGGGCSQTGVESGWGNADVEMVVHIAADRSNATVMSVPRDTMTKVPACTDPTSKQSTSGYYGMINSALSYGPACQVAAVHQLTGIPIDHFVKLDFAGVVNMSDAVGGVSVCVSDNVYDTYSHLKLSKGTHTLKGVGALEFVRSRHGFGDGSDLGRTYAQHMFLGSMIRKFKSAGTLTDPTAVYGLADAATKALTVDDGLGSVSKLIGLASDLNKVPPKATTFTTMQTAPDPNNKERVVPGPGAKSLFAAIAGDQSLSDTSGKKSPATGSATPTPVDTASIAVKVENGTGIGGRASEIATALTDKGFSSATNSGNGLSTTSTTLTYGSGLKPQAEAVAHALDVPASHLKQGSGTGLTLVIGSDWPGGTTYGSGSGGSSPAPADTHAAVSNAHAETADQSKTCAKVSPYKTVSLNGVSMTPAQAYAAASSQPDSDS
- a CDS encoding ArsR/SmtB family transcription factor, with the translated sequence MAGVAAAFGLLASPARIRIMWILSQGESDVTGLAGRVGVALPAVSQHLAKLKLAGLVASRPEGRRQVYYVDDPDIAATIGAMITLLAARAGESSLRRRLDRKSA
- a CDS encoding cadmium resistance transporter, with the protein product MAGVVATAATAVGLFAGTNIDDLVVLAVLFLSSRATGVLRAGQIWVGQAAGFTVLVAVSVGAALGLGIVPDRWVGLLGLLPLALGALGLVRAARAQRSGEPVPAVAATGPASVMALTVINGADNLTVYPPVLRTIGVGSAVVTVVVFAAGVVVWCLLGSWLGSHRKIVEVVGRWGHWIIPAVFVIIGVIILLGSGVLSTIR
- a CDS encoding DUF1003 domain-containing protein; translation: MSTADTVTDLQQQPVTIADEQVGFNGAFAAALTRAAGSMPALYVTLAVVGGWMALATWGPLHRVDPYPFGFLLFLDNVVQLVLCLVIMVGQRVLGAAADRRAVQTYENAEAIFERVADLQAHLDRHDRTLGRGVSLLESSPHPWIERHRVQPPPQAIDQVTGVNGRIAAWLTQRLSSMWAFYIAAGTQVVWIGMAQLGLQRFDPYPFAFMSFLSTLTQLIFMIVIMVGQDVLGQAADRRSEQTLLDAEAILHECRRMKSRLLAQDRVIDSLADYTSAQVTGHLARAIHQSRLEAALDDGQEPGSRTAQRPWHELPEVQKEANLLQARQLGDRLAAIGCLMVPTSDPDLTVAFTEEEAQVLARLEHEHRSLERGADGAASLPGQRDGRQSDLVPWDELSDHTRAQAVEAVRRVPAVLADVGFQVLRTGQSADGAGELDFTPEEWATLGKSLMAAGVLVALAEGVADPEEIFALVKLLREASISHPKRLIRELAEASTFDTGLRPGTRYTDYWRPALQVIREATGIVAHAAPDELADFRAFLMDITATVADANNEGGFLGLGARPRVPNEVAAMEAVKAATELDQAEDSSTSAGREQAS